taggCTCATTCAATATTTTCATTAACATAAATAAGATCAAATTTATTAAATACTTTTGAATCTAGAGACCTCACcagaggcatagataaggaatGAGCTGAATGTTAAGATTTAACTCTTCAGTTGTACCATATTTTGTACCACCTGCTCCACTACCCTGGAAGACCAAGTAATTTTAAGTTTTCCACTTTATAAATTTTCTATTAATATGAAACAAATTTCCAGGAACACTAGTGGGATAAAAACAAAAGTTTTTGTTTTAATCTGCTGGATACTAGGAGGTCTTACTTCTCCCAACCATCAACTGGCAAAAATAAAAGTAGTTAAAATAATTAAACTCAGCTACAATTGCCTTTTTGGTACTGCTAAGTGTAAGAATTTAGTCTCACTTCATAAAAGGAATTGTGGTTCCATGTTGCAAAAATTTATCTTAAGCTGTACATCTAGTCTGTATAGAGTCTGGGGGAAAAAGCCACCAGGCTGGTCATAACCAATAACCAAATCTCATCCTCAGACTCCCCACACAAAAAAAGCATTACTGGAACAGAGCAGACTGCTGTTGCCAGACATACAAATCTAAAACAAGCAGTACAAAAGTCAGAAGTAATCAGAAAATGCAGGTCATTACACAGATGTATCAAACCAGGATTTTGATTTCGAACCtagcttttaaaaaataaaaatcagtaaccaaAGCCTGTACACAGATTAGTTTAAAATCGAGAAGAGTTTGCTTTCATTAAAGGGAAAAGCAACACTGTTCATGGCACTAAGGAACCAAATCAAAGTAGGTTGATCCATTCTATCAAGATCTGGATAGACCAGAATGAACAATGGATTATCCTGCACTCCATCTGCAATAAGCATCTGCCATTCCCAGTGCTAGCATTTTCAACATAATCTGACCTGAGTTAGCCAGTTTTGAAATGGATCTGGACCCACTGCATTCTGAAACATTCTTACCAAGCAtatttttctgagaggttgaagACTTAGCAAACTCAAAACCAAGTAGTTAAAAGCTTGCCAGGCAATAAGTGGGAGATAAAGATTTGCTTTCCATACTAGTAAAATCAGGAGGAGATTTTGAAAAACCTTTGCTGCACCAGAACAGCAGCTTAAATTTATAAAAGTCAATTTTAGGGTGTAATTAGGAAGCTGTGGCAAATTTCACTTCCCACTGAAGTTCTTCAAATTCTAGCATGGAGGgagtgggaaaaaaaaacaaaaataacttCAACAGTTCACATGTGAACACATCCTTCTCATTAGTGACATTTAAAACAGACAAGATTATAAACCACCAAATAGTCTGACTTCAGATTCCACACCTCCAAAATAAACAGCAGCTTTTCTTGCCAGGTGGTTCATAGTTTGCACCAAGAGTCCATAGTAGAGGTAATGTTATATTCCTCTTCAAAACAGTGATTGATTCATATGTGATTTGCCTTCTGTTGCTGTTGCAACAGTTTCAGTGTATATGTCAGACGATGATGGAGTTCTTGTGAACAGCCTAGTTCCATTATAGTGCTCAATTTGTATGTGCAGGCAACACGATCTTTGTTGATATAAGTAAGTAGATAAGAATGGTCAGCTTTACACAGAATGAGTTTTGTGTGATCATGATAAAAGTTAACCTGTTAAGACAAAAAACAAACTTTAATACTTTGATAATATTAGTGTACAAAGTTCAATCATTCTAATCCTGGGGacagaagtttttaaaaaaatcaggagGTGGTTACATCACTGGACAGATATTTACAGTGCTTATTGTTTCAGAACAGGACTTTGTTCTGAATGAGTTTATGGGGAGTAATATTTAACATTTAATAAACTGAAAATGAAAAAACTCAGATTCCAGCAGCCCAAAGCATATGATTCATTATGCTCAATGGCAAATTTAGTTGTACAGGATAAAGAGGAGGAATTGGCTAAGGAAATAGCATTAGACAGTTTTAACTAGATAGACCAAACTTAATTGGGAAAGAAGTTTACCTGTAAAGTACCATTGTTGAACAGCATCAATAGGGAATGATCAGTTTTAACCCACTGCAACAGGAACAAAGATGGATCATGACAACCTTCAAGGAATGTTCTGGGCAAGTTGCCTCCCTGCAAAAAAGTTAAATTCTAATGTAATCATTTTTCCTTTGAACTTTGCAATATATTGATGTAATTTTAAATATTGATATCTAACAAAGCATGATGAGTTTATGAGATCTAGAATGGAATTTAGTTTGGAGAATTTTAGCTGATTTAAAAACTGGTAATCACAAAAAATTGTTAGAGTGTTTGGGAGTTTTGGTATGCAGTAATATCAAAGCTGTTGCATATCTCACCTCCATTAAGTTTTCTTCCATGTAATTGGCAAAATACTGGACAATTGTCATCTGTTTCACTAGCTGCTCTGGAATTGCAGAGGCAGAGAAGGAAAAATGCTGGTGGTTATTGAGGTAATAATACACACTCCTGTGaaaagagggaggggaaagagaaagTTCAGTATCTGGGAAATCATGCTTAATTaagttccacacagacagacgaCAACAAAGCAAAAAAATCTGATGCTGCAGTGTAAAATTTGATGAACACATGCTTCGGTGGGGCGGGGGGcgggaagaaaagagaagagaaagaaagagggaaaaaaaggttCTAAAAAGAAAGTTAGATGCCAGCAATGTGTCAAAGCTAACATTTACATTCATTCCATTAGGACTCTCTGTACCTGGGCTGAATAGAGAAGAGGTTGCAGAAGATCTTCTGCAAGTGGTTTACAATTTAAGTTAGGGATGGGactcacctcctgtctgtagAGAGACTCATATGAGTTCCATCATTGAACAGGACACCAATGCTACGATTAGACAACTGGTAACCAAATCCATATTTATTGGAGTAGTCAACCCATTTGGTAACCCACAAGAAGGGTTTGGACCTATGTAGGCTGTGTCcaactgggctttttttcactgcAAAAGAAAAAACACAATTATATATCTAGACTAATGAAAAACACAATAAATATCTAGTTCAGTAGCTTTGGTTTATTAGAATATTTGTCCACTGGAAATTTAGGGGGAGCATTCAGGCCCACACAAGCATCAAGCTGGGACACTTTGTGAATCATTCCCTCATGACTGCAAAGAAAAGTTCCCTTAAACTTAGAAGGGAACATTTCCTGGCAAACAAAAATTCCTCAAATCAATTGAGATTCAGGTTATTAATGCTGGGTGGGCTTCTGACATATGCAATTAGTACCAATTTACTGGCTATAAAATTACATAATAGAAGGATATGATCCTTTCTAGGAGACTATTTAAAGACTACTTGCTATCATGCAAGACAAATGTTTAAATAGAAAATAGTGCAATATAAaaagtgatgggggggggggggggaaaaagaggaggagaaaaaaaaagagagaaggggGGTTGAATTATTTTCTGAAAAAACAAGGGAGAGGTTGTTAAAATGTTGTGTCCAATTAGTGACTTATTTAAACTTCACTGGAATTGCAAATACAGACAGACAAAAAAAGTACCTGATGGCATGGCTGAAAGACAGCTTTCGAGAACGTGGGAAGCAGCATCTGCCATTTGCTGAGCTACAGACCCATCTTCAGCAGCTACAAAATAAAACAATAATGTCAACATCCAGGGCATATTTCAGTTAATGATCTTATGACTCTGATGTAATTCAATTGGTAGATTACAAAGCTAAAGTGGCCAGAGTTTTAGCAAACCATGAGGCTGCTCACTCATTAGCATGAGGTTTAACCAGAGGGTTGCCACCACGGGGGTGGGAAAAAAATGTTGAGGTATGTCCTTCATTACAACCGCTGCTGGTGCAGGAAACTGCTATTGTGTCActcattgcaaaccagctgtccagtcaACTGAGCCAAGATTGTACAGCTAGATGGTGATTTACTGGTGCTAGTTTGTGGTTAAAGAGcaaaaaaaaaaaacaaaaaaaaaaacaggatttGGTGGTGCCATTCACTGGCGTGCCAGAGCACTTCTGGCTATGGAAGAAAGGAATAAAGTGACCAACTCACTTTCGTAATTAGCACCTTCTGTTTCAGTGATTAACTTTTTTGAATCATCTTCAGTTCCTCTTGGAAAGGTGTTTGCTGTTTGGCCAGTTGGAAATGTAGGCTAAGAATAGAACAATACAAATATatgcataaatagaaagcaaaaaAGAATTTCAATATCAGAAACATCTAAACAGTTATGTTAATATTTTAGGCATATTCAGGAAGCAAAGATATTGCTATCATTAGAAACATCCAAGTTTGAAAATTCAAAAAAAAGAAGTGTTTGCACAGAACCAAAAGCACTGATCAAGGACTTCATGCAAGAACAGGAAACTGTTTGCAACACAGTTACGATCAACATCAGTTAAGTAGGTTAAGTGCAAATGCAGGAAGCCACAATGATTCCAACATAAAAAAGGAACGCATTTCCTTCATCTCCTCCTGCATATCAAATTTTCTATGAGTCATTTGACCTCAAGAACATGATATTTTGCACTTGACATTTGCCGTTGTAACTGTGCAATATTTGCAACAGATTAATATCCTGTCATAGGAATTGCATCCAACTTCTTGTTGCTTTCCAATTCAGAAATGAAATGATACTAGGGTGCTACAATTGGATTTTGGACTTCAATAAATGCAAAAGCCTTTACCAAATTATGCAAATATTACTACAATACAAAGAAATACAATTAGAGAGGCAAGAAGAGTTGAGAAAAGGCCTGAATGGTCATTTTGGAATGAAgcaagagtttaaaaaaaaagagatgagGCAAGACTCAAATTTTTATTAATGGAATAACACTACGGATGTAAGGGAATTGACTCCATTTATCTGGCGaggaagaaaaacagaaataGAGTGCTTCAATTAACTTTTGTCTTGTCATTCTTACCTCAGTTGCATTCTCAGTTTTATAGCTGGTCTGTCTGTGGATGGAGGTCTTTACAAGATCTGCAGCAAGCTTGGAAATATCATCCTTCTCCACACAAATAGTTTTAGTATCTGCAATTCAGATGCAAGTTTTAGACTAAAGAAGTTTTGTAAAAACTATACAAGATGATTTATTTAATATAGATTGCAAGAGATTATATAGATTGCAAGAGATTGCTGTGTGGAACATAGCTCTTTGCACAGAGATTTAAGCCAAGCTGAACCATTAGAGGAAGGGACACGATTCAGCAGAAACACTGATTTTGGAAATAAAAATCTTTCCTTTAGTGCTAAAGAGTTTCCACATTAGAAAGGAATGGTATGATGATCGCTACAGACTACATGGCTTTTCAAAGCTGAGTCTAGGTGCAAGAATCAAATGAATTTTCCAAAGAATGAACAAATTACAACATCTTATGTAGGTTTATGTAATATGGAAGGAAAAATTAAAGTTTTAGTGTATAGTTACTTGCCATTTAAATTACATGAATCCCAAATCATGCAATAGGAGAGGATGGAATATAATGATGGACTTCTCAAGTGTCTACAAAGACTATTTAAAAACAGCTGAGTTATCCagagtatttaaaaaaaaaagcgaTGCTACAGACAAAGCTTTTAACCTTGTCTATCAGCCACAGTTAACCATCTGAAAGCTGCAGGATTGCATGGCTACAAGTGACCAGCAAATCAGGCTTATGGTAATAGTAAAACAAAGTCTAATTTTAAACTCTCCAGGAATTTTAACAGTATATAAAGTCGTTATATCACTAACCTTTTGAGTTTTTTTTCCTAAAAAACAAAGCTTCAGTAAACTTTTTCAAGAAGTTTTTAGTGGGAGTTGGGATATTCAGTTCAGGAACCATTAAACAGCTGCTTGGGTGGAGCGCATCAGGTATAAAGCCCTGCACAGAAAAAAAATTCCTTGATTAAAAAAATGTttacataaacatgaaaaatccAAAAGCAAACCAAATACTCTAGTTGGTTTATGTTGAGAATTATATATAAAtctcttattgaatggcagagaagtcTATAAAGGACCAAGCAGCCTGCTCCTGTTCACATTTAGTTTATATTGAAAATTACTAAAGTAACCAAAAATCCTGTTCTTCAAAATAGAAGATTACTAGTCATTAATTTTTTAATACTCAAAATATACACAAATACAAGTGGCTCAGGCAACTATGACAAGTGTCACTGAACAGGATTCCCTTTGCAAATTAACAGGATAGAGGAAGTAACAGAGTTATTTGCTTTTATAAAAAGGTAAAAGCTTTCCCAAAGTTACCATATTAAAGACTGGAGAAGCATTGCAGAGCAACTAATGCAGAATATGCTCAAAAAAGGTATAGTGTATAAACAGTTTAAAAAAGTTTGACGACAACAGTCTCCTGATATTCAAACACAGCTGACCCAATATTACGATTTTCCACCCTCCCCATGTATGATCAGCCCAATCTGAGAAAAGTGTCCTTACTTTTGTAAAAAAGTCATGGTGCATAATCGCATCTAGTGTAGGTCTTTGTTCTGGATTCTTCTTTAGGATGCTACTGACAAGATCCTTTGCAGCAGCTGAAAAAGATGATGGCATGCTGTACTCAACTGCTCGAATGCATCTGTAGGTGTCCTTGAGGTCAGAGGTCTCAAATGGAGGCCGGCCAGACAACATGGTGTACCTATGAACAACAGAAACCAGTTTCATatccctgcaacatcctccaTTTTAAAAACAGCATGTAAAATTGACAACAGAAGCAAACAATTTACAATTGCATCATAGTTTGCAATGAGGCCTTCATGCTCTTAAGAAGAAAGTGTGAAGTGTCTCAAGTTTTGTTTCTACAAGAGATTGATTTAAGTGCTACATAGGAACTTTGTTCAGATATGCAGATTTCCACAAACTGAGCTCAACAAGAACAAGGATCAAGCTGTCAGCAAGATACAACAGTATCAGTGACtgggtgaaaatgaggactgcagatgctggagtcagagtagtgctggaaaagcacaggtcaggcagaggagcagaaaaaaattttttttaagtttgacatttcaggcaaaaggccttcatcggGAATCAGTATCAGTGGCTAGTTTAACTAAATAAAAAGATTAGTCTCTGCTTGAGAAGGGCTTCAACAACTAGGAAGTGCTATTTGTGAGTTTCCTGCACATTGAGCTGAACTATGATGCAGACCATGGAATTTATCAGCTTAGAAAATTGGATGCTGAAAGCTGCATTATCAGAAAAACAGTCTAAAATGTTGAAGTCAGCCAGGCCAGACTTTTGTTTGCTGAAGATTCACACATTTCAGGCTTGACATCACCACTAACTGATGTTTATGTCAGCACTGAGGCTTGTTGCACAGGAAGTAGTGGTTTGTTAATACAAATAAACCCCCATGCCTGCTCCAAATTGATCTACATCTGTTAAAAATAGCCTTAATTATCTACAGCGGTTTGCCACTTTTTCCATAACTTCTGATTGCTATACAAATAAAAAAGCAACTTACATTACACAGCCCAAAGACCAGATGTCAGCCTCAGGACCATGGCCTTGTTTGTTTAGTACTTCAGGTGCTAGATAGTTTGGGGTACCACAAATTGTCCTGAAAAAGAAGGAAGCCAGAATATTATAATAAAGAATAAATAGTTATCAAATGAGTTTAACTCCTGTCTAGCTTATTCAACTGTCAAAACTTAATGCAAAGCCAGTTAATAAACACTCTTCCTCTGCAGGACTTTGGTCTTTCTGGAGTTAAGGC
The sequence above is drawn from the Chiloscyllium punctatum isolate Juve2018m chromosome 7, sChiPun1.3, whole genome shotgun sequence genome and encodes:
- the plk3 gene encoding serine/threonine-protein kinase PLK3 isoform X1 → MSSDVQKASSGGCLHPKVTRERTDLNRMVTAPKTGKCYCRGRLLGKGGFARCYEMTDLSSKRIYAVKVIPHSRVSKPHQKEKIEKEIELHKSLSNKHIVKFYHNFEDDENIYIFLEHCSHKSLAHILKARRTLTEPEVRYYLRQIILGLKYLHVRDILHRDLKLGNFFVNENMEVKVGDFGLATKLLPVDQRKRTICGTPNYLAPEVLNKQGHGPEADIWSLGCVMYTMLSGRPPFETSDLKDTYRCIRAVEYSMPSSFSAAAKDLVSSILKKNPEQRPTLDAIMHHDFFTKGFIPDALHPSSCLMVPELNIPTPTKNFLKKFTEALFFRKKNSKDTKTICVEKDDISKLAADLVKTSIHRQTSYKTENATEPTFPTGQTANTFPRGTEDDSKKLITETEGANYETAEDGSVAQQMADAASHVLESCLSAMPSVKKSPVGHSLHRSKPFLWVTKWVDYSNKYGFGYQLSNRSIGVLFNDGTHMSLSTDRRSVYYYLNNHQHFSFSASAIPEQLVKQMTIVQYFANYMEENLMEGGNLPRTFLEGCHDPSLFLLQWVKTDHSLLMLFNNGTLQVNFYHDHTKLILCKADHSYLLTYINKDRVACTYKLSTIMELGCSQELHHRLTYTLKLLQQQQKANHI
- the plk3 gene encoding serine/threonine-protein kinase PLK3 isoform X2 gives rise to the protein MSSDVQKASSGGCLHPKVTRERTDLNRMVTAPKTGKCYCRGRLLGKIEKEIELHKSLSNKHIVKFYHNFEDDENIYIFLEHCSHKSLAHILKARRTLTEPEVRYYLRQIILGLKYLHVRDILHRDLKLGNFFVNENMEVKVGDFGLATKLLPVDQRKRTICGTPNYLAPEVLNKQGHGPEADIWSLGCVMYTMLSGRPPFETSDLKDTYRCIRAVEYSMPSSFSAAAKDLVSSILKKNPEQRPTLDAIMHHDFFTKGFIPDALHPSSCLMVPELNIPTPTKNFLKKFTEALFFRKKNSKDTKTICVEKDDISKLAADLVKTSIHRQTSYKTENATEPTFPTGQTANTFPRGTEDDSKKLITETEGANYETAEDGSVAQQMADAASHVLESCLSAMPSVKKSPVGHSLHRSKPFLWVTKWVDYSNKYGFGYQLSNRSIGVLFNDGTHMSLSTDRRSVYYYLNNHQHFSFSASAIPEQLVKQMTIVQYFANYMEENLMEGGNLPRTFLEGCHDPSLFLLQWVKTDHSLLMLFNNGTLQVNFYHDHTKLILCKADHSYLLTYINKDRVACTYKLSTIMELGCSQELHHRLTYTLKLLQQQQKANHI